DNA sequence from the Methylacidiphilum kamchatkense Kam1 genome:
AGTCGAACCTTTGCTTTCGAATACCAAAATATAAGAACATTTTTAGCCTGTCTTTAGACAAATGAAAATAGATGTTCTAAGGTATGTTTTTGATGATCACTTTTTAGCAGCAACTATCAGCGGAGAATGGTAGCCAATATCATAGTAAGAAAATTTTGTAAATCCAACTTCTCTTAGCCATTCTTCATATTCTTCTGCAGAATAAATACCCCCTTCTTTTGTATTTACCAGCATGCGTAGTCCAAAGAGCACAGCTTCTATTGGTTCAGTGCGCTGACGGTTCGGTAAAAATTCTAAAATGGCAATTCGCCCATCAGTATCTATAATTTTTGCAATTTTTTTAAATAATCTCCGGCTTTTGTTTTCTCCTTCTGAATGGAGGATATGACCAAAAATTACAAGGTTGAAATTTTTCTGAGGATATTCAATCTCCTCAATGTTTCCAGCTAAAAACTCATAGCGATCTTCCATTCCATGTCTTTGAACATAAGCTTGAGTATAAGCAAGGACTTTGGGAAAATCCACTGCTGTAACCTTTGTTTGTTTATTAGCCAAGGCAATAGCAAGACTCCAAACAGCCGATCCACAGCCTATATCTAACACTTCAAGTGTATGGGAAGAAGTAGCTTCTCCAATAATTGCTTGTGCTGCCTTTACTGCAGGATTCCGATGCAAAATATGAAGAAACCTAATCAGCTTTGGAAAGAACTCTTCAGCTTTGCTTTGCGTTTCTACTCCTTCTGGAGGGCCTCCTTTGAGAACCGCCTCGGTCAACATTTTCCAGTCTTCATTAAGAAATGAATCTTGTAAGAAATCACCAATGTAATCTTGGCTCTCCTCAACTAACAACTCTTTGGAAAGGGAAGAAAGTTGGTAGCTTTCTTTGTCTTTTTCAAGAAGGCCTAATGCCGTAAGCCCATCCAGAAAAAAACTAAGGCCTCTTAAGCTTGCTCCCGTGATATTGGCTATTTCTCTAAGAGTCATTTTATGATTGTTAAGGATCTTAAAAATGTGCAGTTGAAAAGCGGT
Encoded proteins:
- a CDS encoding class I SAM-dependent methyltransferase; the protein is MSKTSFEFPFNPLHLFTFINDTRANHILKTAFQLHIFKILNNHKMTLREIANITGASLRGLSFFLDGLTALGLLEKDKESYQLSSLSKELLVEESQDYIGDFLQDSFLNEDWKMLTEAVLKGGPPEGVETQSKAEEFFPKLIRFLHILHRNPAVKAAQAIIGEATSSHTLEVLDIGCGSAVWSLAIALANKQTKVTAVDFPKVLAYTQAYVQRHGMEDRYEFLAGNIEEIEYPQKNFNLVIFGHILHSEGENKSRRLFKKIAKIIDTDGRIAILEFLPNRQRTEPIEAVLFGLRMLVNTKEGGIYSAEEYEEWLREVGFTKFSYYDIGYHSPLIVAAKK